From Nitrospirota bacterium, one genomic window encodes:
- the fliJ gene encoding flagellar export protein FliJ has protein sequence MKSDSLNNLLKLKEWRKEEIEMEINRLQGIINQEEARLKTMETELSGNLETFKNHQVQDIIDPGSLKTFHSYFSQMNIRMGQQREAIIKKIAELEETQKLLIEAYKEKMLVENLRGKLCLNETRENNRKEQKEFDFIFTTRIKR, from the coding sequence ATGAAATCGGATTCATTAAACAACCTCCTGAAATTAAAGGAGTGGCGGAAGGAAGAGATCGAAATGGAGATAAACCGTCTCCAGGGCATCATTAATCAGGAAGAGGCACGCCTGAAAACCATGGAAACAGAACTTTCCGGTAATCTTGAAACCTTTAAAAACCATCAGGTACAGGATATCATAGATCCCGGCTCCCTCAAGACCTTCCATTCCTATTTCTCACAGATGAATATAAGAATGGGCCAACAGAGGGAGGCAATTATAAAAAAAATAGCAGAGCTTGAAGAAACGCAGAAGCTGCTGATAGAGGCATACAAGGAGAAGATGCTCGTTGAAAACCTCAGGGGAAAGCTCTGTTTGAATGAGACAAGGGAGAATAACCGCAAGGAACAGAAAGAATTCGACTTCATATTCACCACAAGGATTAAGAGATGA